The following proteins come from a genomic window of Natronogracilivirga saccharolytica:
- a CDS encoding trans-sulfuration enzyme family protein — MGRKFETNAIRTQTERSQNREHSSPVYLTSSFVFDSAEHGRELFANETEGNVYSRYSNPNTDEFIRKICELEGADDGIATASGMAAVFSSLVGLLDSGDHILVGRSVFGSTHQILTELLPRWNITHTYVDITDPGSWEPALRPETRMFFLETPSNPGLDILDLQKATDLSKKHELILNVDNCFATPYLQQPGQYGADLIIHSATKFIDGQGRTLGGIIVGREDLIEKLRFFARHAGPAMSPFNAWVLSKSLETLAVRMDRHCSNALHLAGFLEKHENVSWVRYPFLPSHPQFKLAKKQMAQGGGVLVFHPEGGYSGARLFIDKLRMLSLSSNLGDTRTIVTHPASTTHSKLTEEERLAVGITPGLVRISVGLEHIDDIIDDVAQALDQL, encoded by the coding sequence ATGGGCAGAAAATTTGAAACCAACGCAATCCGGACACAGACAGAGCGCTCTCAGAACAGGGAGCACTCCTCACCGGTTTATCTGACATCCAGCTTTGTATTTGACTCTGCCGAGCACGGAAGGGAGCTGTTTGCCAATGAAACGGAAGGAAATGTCTACAGCCGCTACAGCAATCCCAACACAGACGAATTCATCCGGAAAATTTGTGAGTTGGAAGGAGCTGACGATGGCATCGCCACGGCATCCGGCATGGCTGCTGTTTTTTCCAGCCTGGTCGGACTGCTTGACAGCGGGGATCACATTCTGGTGGGCCGGTCTGTATTCGGGTCTACCCATCAGATTCTGACCGAATTGCTTCCGCGGTGGAATATCACCCATACCTACGTTGATATCACAGATCCGGGGAGCTGGGAACCAGCCCTGCGCCCGGAAACCCGGATGTTCTTTCTCGAAACGCCCTCGAACCCCGGTCTTGACATACTGGATCTGCAGAAAGCGACGGACTTGTCAAAAAAGCATGAGTTGATCCTGAATGTGGACAATTGCTTTGCGACACCTTACCTGCAGCAACCAGGGCAGTACGGCGCCGACCTGATCATCCATTCTGCGACAAAATTCATTGACGGACAGGGCCGGACGTTGGGCGGCATCATTGTAGGACGAGAAGACCTCATAGAAAAGCTTCGTTTTTTTGCGCGCCACGCGGGTCCGGCAATGTCTCCGTTCAATGCGTGGGTTTTGTCGAAAAGTCTGGAGACGCTTGCCGTGCGGATGGACCGCCACTGTTCCAATGCCCTGCATCTTGCAGGCTTTCTTGAAAAACACGAAAACGTTTCCTGGGTCAGATACCCGTTTCTCCCCTCTCATCCGCAATTCAAACTTGCAAAAAAGCAGATGGCACAGGGCGGTGGTGTTCTGGTGTTTCATCCGGAAGGCGGTTACTCCGGCGCACGCCTGTTCATTGACAAGCTTCGCATGCTGTCACTTTCATCCAATCTCGGTGACACCCGCACCATTGTTACCCATCCCGCGTCCACGACGCATTCCAAACTGACCGAAGAAGAACGGTTGGCGGTGGGCATAACTCCCGGATTGGTACGGATATCCGTCGGCCTGGAACATATCGACGATATTATCGATGACGTCGCCCAGGCGCTTGATCAGCTTTAG
- a CDS encoding OsmC family protein — protein MEINIRRIDNAFHLEAENETGNRIEMDGAPKIGGSNKGARPMEVLLMSLAGCSSMDVLDILKKQRQTVSDFRIKVNAEREKDKTPALFTDIHVHYYLKGELDQKKVERAIRLSMETYCSVTKIVEKTAKVTWDFTIEQ, from the coding sequence ATGGAAATAAATATCAGGCGTATAGACAATGCGTTTCACCTGGAAGCAGAAAATGAAACCGGCAACCGCATCGAAATGGATGGCGCACCGAAGATCGGCGGGTCGAACAAAGGGGCCAGACCCATGGAAGTGCTTCTGATGAGCCTGGCAGGCTGCAGCTCCATGGATGTCCTGGATATCCTGAAAAAGCAGCGCCAGACCGTCAGTGATTTCCGGATAAAAGTGAATGCCGAACGGGAAAAGGACAAGACTCCGGCCCTGTTCACAGACATCCATGTGCATTATTACCTTAAAGGCGAACTGGATCAAAAAAAGGTGGAGCGTGCGATCCGCCTGTCCATGGAAACCTACTGTTCGGTCACAAAAATCGTTGAAAAAACAGCGAAAGTCACCTGGGATTTCACCATTGAACAGTGA
- a CDS encoding sodium:solute symporter family protein, with translation MNPVDLTVFVLYFLVVLGIGVFFYFRNKGADEYYIGGRKMGYSHVGLSVVATDVGGGFSIGLGGLGFVMGISGSWMLFTGLLGAWLAAVLLIPKVKNLSTEKGFYTMPEVFNHFFNARVALLAGIISAIGYVGFSSSQMLAGARLASASFDGVSLEAALYIMAFIIIVYTVMGGIKAVIYTDTFQWILLLGGLIFIGLPIGYISIGGIDAIRETVDPEMLTLTNISWQQFVNWGVTILPIWFVGMTLYQRIYATRTEKEAQKAWYLAGLLEWPVMAFMGVLLGLFAKVAADQGMFAYMGYEMASEMHQEEGLPMLLRTVLPVGLMGLMMSAYFSAIMSTADSCLVAASGNVTTDIIEKVFGIDTSRISMIRLSQLVTLALGLLAFMLAAVFDTVLQIMLYSYAFMVSALLVPIIGGIYWKRSSNAAALWAMIVGGVLTLGLTIFSDKDLPFEVPVQFTIPFGLDPIIFGLSASLIVFVGFSYLLPDKN, from the coding sequence ATGAATCCTGTTGATTTAACAGTTTTTGTTCTTTACTTCCTTGTAGTTCTTGGCATTGGCGTCTTTTTCTACTTTCGCAACAAAGGGGCCGACGAGTACTATATCGGCGGACGAAAAATGGGCTACTCGCATGTGGGCCTGTCCGTTGTAGCCACGGATGTCGGCGGCGGCTTTTCCATCGGACTGGGCGGACTCGGGTTCGTCATGGGCATTTCGGGCTCGTGGATGCTGTTCACCGGTTTGCTTGGAGCCTGGCTTGCTGCCGTGCTGCTGATCCCGAAGGTAAAAAACCTGTCGACAGAAAAAGGGTTTTACACCATGCCCGAAGTGTTCAACCACTTTTTCAATGCCAGGGTGGCTTTGCTGGCCGGAATCATATCGGCAATCGGATACGTCGGTTTCAGCAGCTCGCAAATGCTGGCCGGGGCAAGACTTGCTTCGGCATCATTTGATGGTGTCAGCCTTGAAGCGGCACTTTACATCATGGCCTTCATCATCATCGTCTACACGGTGATGGGAGGGATCAAGGCGGTCATCTACACCGACACATTTCAGTGGATACTGCTTCTGGGCGGTCTGATTTTCATCGGACTACCCATCGGTTACATCTCAATCGGCGGCATCGATGCCATCCGTGAAACCGTGGATCCGGAAATGCTCACGCTGACCAACATCAGCTGGCAGCAGTTTGTCAACTGGGGGGTTACTATCCTGCCGATATGGTTCGTCGGGATGACGCTCTACCAGAGGATTTACGCAACCCGAACGGAGAAAGAAGCCCAAAAAGCCTGGTATCTGGCCGGCCTGCTGGAATGGCCGGTGATGGCATTCATGGGTGTGCTGCTCGGCCTGTTTGCCAAGGTGGCTGCAGATCAGGGCATGTTTGCCTACATGGGATATGAAATGGCCTCTGAAATGCACCAGGAAGAAGGATTGCCGATGCTGCTTCGTACCGTTCTGCCTGTGGGTCTGATGGGGCTGATGATGTCTGCCTATTTTTCTGCCATCATGTCGACGGCCGACAGTTGTCTGGTGGCGGCGTCAGGAAATGTCACCACCGACATCATCGAAAAAGTCTTTGGCATTGATACCTCCAGGATATCCATGATCCGCCTGTCGCAGCTGGTGACACTCGCGCTGGGACTGCTGGCTTTCATGCTGGCCGCGGTTTTTGACACCGTCCTTCAGATTATGCTGTACTCTTACGCATTCATGGTTTCGGCACTGCTGGTGCCCATTATCGGCGGTATCTACTGGAAGCGCAGCAGCAATGCCGCCGCCTTGTGGGCCATGATTGTCGGCGGGGTTCTCACGCTCGGGCTGACCATCTTTTCCGACAAGGATCTGCCCTTCGAGGTGCCGGTGCAGTTCACCATCCCGTTCGGGCTGGATCCGATTATTTTCGGATTGTCAGCCTCACTCATTGTATTTGTAGGGTTTTCCTACTTGCTACCTGATAAAAATTAA
- a CDS encoding GNAT family N-acetyltransferase, with amino-acid sequence MTPTFSIETITPENYRHASFSPDDIADFLFNHLDQFGDPRDQIMKCLEYALGIQESRRGFILAAHEDGNILGTVVVCETGMAGFVPENLLVYIAVDENTRGRGIGRHLMDKAIETADGDVALHVEPDNPARRLYERIGFTSKYLEMRFNK; translated from the coding sequence ATGACACCAACATTTTCCATTGAAACCATTACCCCGGAAAATTACCGGCACGCTTCGTTCTCTCCGGATGATATTGCAGATTTTCTGTTCAATCATCTGGATCAGTTCGGTGATCCGCGTGACCAGATCATGAAATGCCTCGAATATGCACTCGGCATTCAGGAAAGCAGGCGGGGCTTCATACTCGCTGCTCACGAGGACGGCAACATACTGGGGACGGTAGTCGTTTGTGAAACCGGCATGGCCGGATTTGTTCCGGAAAATCTGCTGGTCTACATCGCTGTGGACGAAAATACACGCGGCCGCGGCATCGGAAGGCATCTGATGGACAAGGCAATAGAAACTGCGGACGGCGATGTTGCACTTCATGTCGAGCCCGATAATCCGGCGCGCCGGCTCTATGAACGCATCGGTTTTACCAGCAAATATCTTGAAATGAGGTTTAATAAGTAG
- a CDS encoding alanine racemase, which translates to MAYLKLYRDKLKHNFEHLNKVFKEQNIEWGVVTKLFCGNEDYIREVINLGVREVHDSRVSNLKVVKNIDPDVQTVYIKPPPKKYIREIVTYADVSFNTELETIRLLSKEAEKQDRKHMIIIMIEMGDLREGVMRDELIDFYGEIFKLPNIEVIGLGTNLNCLHGVMPSSDKLIQLALYKQIIELKFNRTIRWVSGGTTVVLPLVLRGDLPESVNHFRIGEALYFGIDLFSNETIEGMEPSVLELYTQVIEIHEKPLVPSGELAANPQGETMEIDEDLYGKTAFRAILDIGYLDIQPDFLIPKSKDIEIVDASSDMLVVNVGENESDLKVGDIVSFQLKYVGALGLMNSNYIDKVIE; encoded by the coding sequence ATGGCCTATCTTAAACTTTACCGCGACAAACTCAAACACAACTTCGAACATCTCAACAAGGTCTTCAAAGAACAGAATATTGAGTGGGGTGTTGTCACCAAGCTTTTTTGCGGAAATGAAGACTATATCCGCGAAGTGATCAACCTTGGTGTCCGCGAAGTCCATGACTCCCGTGTCAGTAATCTGAAGGTCGTCAAAAACATCGACCCGGATGTCCAGACGGTCTACATCAAACCGCCCCCAAAGAAGTATATCCGCGAAATTGTAACGTATGCGGATGTCAGCTTCAACACGGAGCTGGAGACCATCCGCCTGCTTTCGAAGGAGGCGGAAAAACAGGATCGCAAGCACATGATCATTATCATGATCGAAATGGGCGATCTGCGTGAAGGTGTGATGCGGGATGAACTGATCGATTTTTACGGTGAGATTTTCAAACTGCCAAATATCGAAGTCATTGGTCTTGGCACCAACCTGAACTGCCTGCACGGCGTCATGCCAAGCTCCGACAAGCTGATTCAGCTGGCACTGTACAAGCAGATCATTGAACTCAAATTCAACCGCACCATCCGGTGGGTATCCGGCGGCACGACGGTGGTGCTGCCACTGGTGCTCAGGGGCGATCTGCCCGAAAGCGTCAACCACTTCCGGATCGGCGAGGCTCTGTACTTCGGTATTGACCTGTTCAGCAATGAAACTATTGAAGGGATGGAGCCTTCGGTTCTGGAACTCTACACCCAGGTGATTGAAATACACGAGAAGCCACTGGTGCCCAGCGGGGAACTTGCCGCAAATCCGCAGGGTGAAACCATGGAAATTGACGAGGATCTTTACGGAAAAACCGCATTCCGTGCTATTCTGGATATCGGCTACCTCGACATCCAGCCCGATTTCCTCATTCCCAAGTCCAAGGACATCGAAATTGTGGATGCCAGTTCCGATATGCTCGTTGTGAATGTAGGTGAAAATGAGAGCGACCTGAAAGTGGGCGACATCGTCAGTTTTCAGCTGAAATATGTCGGCGCGCTGGGACTAATGAACTCCAACTACATTGACAAGGTTATTGAATAA